One stretch of Streptomyces hygroscopicus DNA includes these proteins:
- a CDS encoding TetR family transcriptional regulator encodes MAGAKRCLEERGFARTTSRDIAAAANAPLGTINYHYGSKEQLLNAALLESLDEWSEKVRSGSTEAAPDSDAGTRAESMWARIIESGTTDRPLVVAGVEALAQAERSADVRQQLAEAFERARTALAADLHGIEGTEEGEVARAVGSVHMALVAGLTQQWLVDPERAPSAREVATGLRRIAQALESDA; translated from the coding sequence ATGGCCGGGGCGAAGCGGTGCCTGGAGGAGCGGGGATTCGCCCGTACGACCTCGCGTGACATCGCCGCCGCCGCCAACGCGCCGCTCGGCACGATCAATTACCACTACGGCTCGAAGGAGCAACTGCTCAACGCGGCGCTCCTGGAATCGCTCGACGAGTGGAGCGAGAAGGTGCGGTCCGGGTCGACGGAGGCCGCCCCGGACTCCGATGCCGGAACGCGAGCGGAGTCGATGTGGGCCCGGATCATCGAGTCCGGGACCACGGACCGGCCGCTGGTGGTGGCCGGCGTGGAAGCCCTCGCCCAGGCCGAACGTTCCGCCGACGTCCGGCAGCAGCTCGCCGAGGCGTTCGAACGGGCCCGTACGGCGCTGGCGGCCGATCTGCACGGCATCGAGGGCACGGAGGAGGGCGAGGTGGCCCGTGCGGTCGGGTCGGTGCACATGGCCCTGGTCGCCGGGCTGACCCAGCAGTGGCTGGTCGATCCCGAGCGCGCCCCCTCGGCGCGGGAGGTGGCCACGGGTCTGCGGAGGATCGCCCAGGCCCTCGAGTCCGACGCCTGA